In Streptomyces sp. DG2A-72, one genomic interval encodes:
- a CDS encoding DeoR/GlpR family DNA-binding transcription regulator translates to MYAPERQQEILRLARDGGRVDVVSLAEEFQVTAETIRRDLKALDRAGLVRRVHGGAIPAGRLDFEPDLAERETTAADEKDHIAKAALAELPTEGTMILDAGTTVARLAAAIPLEASLTVVTHSLPIAARLADHPGIQLHLVGGRVRHRTRAAVDAWALRAYGEIRADVLFVAANGFSADHGLTTPDLAEAAVKRAALAAARRVVLLADSSKHGQEHFARFGDLSDVDLLITDSGLSPEDATAIERGGTEVVRA, encoded by the coding sequence ATGTACGCACCGGAGCGGCAGCAGGAGATCCTCCGCCTCGCCCGTGACGGCGGGCGCGTGGACGTGGTGTCGCTGGCCGAGGAGTTCCAGGTCACGGCCGAGACGATCCGGCGCGATCTGAAGGCCCTCGACCGCGCCGGCCTGGTCCGCCGGGTGCACGGCGGGGCCATCCCGGCCGGACGCCTCGACTTCGAGCCGGACCTCGCCGAACGCGAGACCACCGCCGCCGACGAGAAGGACCACATCGCCAAGGCGGCCCTCGCCGAGCTGCCGACCGAGGGCACGATGATCCTCGACGCCGGTACGACGGTGGCGCGGCTCGCCGCGGCCATCCCGCTGGAGGCCTCCCTCACCGTCGTCACGCACAGCCTGCCGATCGCGGCCCGCCTCGCCGACCACCCGGGCATCCAGCTCCATCTCGTCGGGGGGCGCGTACGGCACCGTACGCGCGCCGCCGTGGACGCTTGGGCGCTGCGCGCATACGGCGAGATCCGGGCGGACGTCCTCTTCGTGGCGGCCAACGGCTTCTCCGCCGACCACGGCCTGACCACCCCCGACCTCGCCGAGGCCGCGGTCAAGCGCGCGGCCCTCGCCGCCGCCCGCCGCGTGGTGCTGCTCGCCGACTCCTCCAAGCACGGCCAGGAGCACTTCGCCCGGTTCGGCGACCTGAGCGATGTGGACCTGCTGATCACCGACAGCGGGCTGAGCCCCGAAGACGCCACCGCGATCGAGCGCGGCGGCACGGAAGTAGTGCGCGC
- a CDS encoding MFS transporter, with protein MTSTETSPHVPAAPADRRRWFALAIVMTAAFMDLVDVTIVNIAIPSIQQEAGASFSQIQWITAGYALAFAAGLITGGRLGDIHGRKRVFLVGIGGFTVASALCGFAVNPEMLVAARILQGAMAALMVPQVLSIVHATFPAHERGKVFGLFGAIVGLGAVSGPLLGALLTEWNLFGLEWRPIFLINLPVGIIGLILGSRFITESKAPRALKLDLVGVGLVTLGLLMLLYPLTRGRELGWPLWGYVSMAGALVVFAALVAYEKRKAARDGSPLVELSLFKVKSFAAGIAVQTVFGIGLGVFFLVWTLYMQIGLDWSPLRAGLTGVPFSIAVSVAAGMSVQKLVPRFGRKVLQAGALTMAAGVLLYLWESERYGLGIASWQMALPLIVMGAGMGLIFAPLTDAVLSEVPREHAGSASGLINTVMQMGNALGLGLVSVVFFGRISERLAPAEVGPAFVDAFQYALGWVAAVMGAIFLLMFALPKRPAQHVEGAEAEVRVEEREPELVS; from the coding sequence ATGACTTCCACCGAGACCTCACCGCACGTGCCGGCCGCTCCGGCAGACCGTCGCCGTTGGTTCGCCCTCGCGATCGTGATGACCGCGGCCTTCATGGACCTCGTCGACGTCACGATCGTCAACATCGCCATCCCCTCGATCCAGCAGGAGGCCGGTGCGTCCTTCAGCCAGATCCAGTGGATAACGGCCGGTTACGCGCTCGCCTTCGCCGCGGGTCTGATCACCGGCGGACGGCTCGGCGACATTCACGGCCGCAAGCGGGTGTTCCTCGTCGGCATCGGCGGCTTCACCGTCGCGTCGGCGCTGTGCGGCTTCGCGGTGAACCCGGAGATGCTGGTCGCCGCGCGGATACTGCAGGGCGCGATGGCGGCGCTGATGGTGCCGCAGGTGCTGTCGATCGTGCACGCGACGTTCCCGGCACACGAGCGGGGCAAGGTGTTCGGGCTGTTCGGCGCGATCGTGGGGCTGGGGGCCGTCTCCGGTCCGCTGCTGGGTGCGCTGCTGACCGAGTGGAACCTGTTCGGGCTCGAATGGCGGCCCATCTTCCTGATCAACCTGCCGGTCGGCATCATCGGTCTGATCCTCGGCAGCCGCTTCATCACCGAGTCCAAGGCGCCGCGGGCGCTGAAGCTCGACCTCGTCGGCGTCGGCCTGGTGACGCTGGGTCTGCTGATGCTGCTCTACCCGCTGACCCGCGGCCGTGAGCTGGGCTGGCCGCTGTGGGGGTACGTGTCGATGGCGGGCGCGCTCGTCGTGTTCGCGGCGCTGGTGGCGTACGAGAAGCGGAAGGCCGCGCGGGACGGCTCCCCGCTGGTCGAGCTGTCGCTGTTCAAGGTGAAGAGCTTCGCGGCCGGTATCGCGGTGCAGACGGTGTTCGGGATCGGGCTCGGTGTCTTCTTCCTGGTGTGGACGCTGTACATGCAGATCGGGCTGGACTGGAGCCCGCTGCGGGCGGGGCTGACGGGCGTGCCGTTCTCGATCGCGGTGTCGGTGGCGGCCGGGATGTCGGTGCAGAAGCTGGTCCCGCGCTTCGGGCGCAAGGTGCTTCAGGCGGGCGCGCTGACGATGGCGGCGGGTGTCCTGCTCTACCTGTGGGAGTCCGAGCGGTACGGCCTCGGTATCGCCTCCTGGCAGATGGCGCTGCCCCTGATCGTGATGGGCGCGGGCATGGGCCTGATCTTCGCCCCGCTGACCGACGCCGTGCTGTCGGAGGTGCCGCGCGAGCACGCCGGTTCCGCGTCAGGGCTGATCAACACCGTGATGCAGATGGGGAACGCGCTGGGGCTCGGGCTGGTGTCGGTCGTGTTCTTCGGCCGGATCAGCGAGCGGCTGGCGCCGGCCGAGGTCGGCCCGGCGTTCGTGGACGCCTTCCAGTACGCGCTGGGGTGGGTGGCCGCGGTGATGGGCGCGATCTTCCTGCTGATGTTCGCGCTGCCGAAGCGGCCGGCTCAGCATGTGGAGGGGGCGGAGGCCGAGGTGCGGGTGGAGGAGCGGGAGCCTGAGCTCGTGTCCTGA